One segment of Calditerrivibrio sp. DNA contains the following:
- a CDS encoding PD-(D/E)XK nuclease domain-containing protein: protein DLDGFISVVSSIFASIPYDDGMRLNEGSFHTLFYLMVSAGGLPARSQVLNYSGRIDMVLEMRDKVYIFEFKCNQSAEVALNQIKERGYHRQYQHSGKSVYLIGVNFDYKKRNIDEYEYIKII from the coding sequence GATCTGGATGGATTTATCTCTGTTGTTAGCTCAATATTTGCCTCAATACCTTATGATGATGGGATGAGGCTTAATGAGGGTAGTTTTCACACGTTATTTTATCTTATGGTATCAGCTGGTGGCCTTCCAGCGAGGAGTCAGGTGCTCAACTACAGTGGTAGGATAGATATGGTGTTGGAGATGAGGGATAAGGTGTATATCTTTGAGTTTAAGTGTAATCAGAGTGCAGAGGTTGCTCTAAACCAGATCAAAGAAAGAGGCTATCACAGACAGTATCAACATAGTGGTAAATCTGTTTATCTTATTGGTGTAAATTTTGATTACAAAAAAAGGAATATTGATGAATATGAATATATCAAGATTATATAG